TTCCACGGGATACTTTCCCCAGGTACACACCCAGTATGATCAGTGCAGTGAAGCAGAGCACCAGTGTGATTATTATTGCATTTATTCTGGTGGAAAGGAGCAGGAATGGTAGGACTGGTACGAATGAGCCAACGAAGCTGCTGAATCCATGGGTGAACATGCTCATGTAAATACGTCTTTTGGCCTGCTGGTGAATGTGGGTGTCATCCAGTTTACCCTCTTCCAGCATCATCTGGTGCTCCAGGTCACGTATACTACGAACCTCTTCAGCCCTTTCACCAATGAAAGACCCATATGAATTGGACATGGCCAGAGCCACACCAGTGGAAAGACCAGTCAGGCCAACAGCGAAGTTGGAAAGTTCTACTCCACTGGCGGCGGACACACCACTGGCAGCCAGTGTCACTCCCATAACTGCCAGTATTCCGTCCATAGTTCCCAGAGCCACGTAACGGCTCATTTTAAAATATTCTCGTATAAATTCGCGGATGTTCATAATGTCATTATCTCCGATCTGAAAAATTAGTTAATTTTAATATCTATTTTAAATATCTATCATTCATTTAATCTTTTGTTCAGCATATTATCATTTATTCAATATATTTATCCTTTAATTCTGAATGTTAATTACTATTTGAATATGTTACTTATTATTTAATAAATTCAATAACTCTTATTTTTCTTCAATTAATTAATATAGAGTATAGGGATGTATTAGTTATTATCCCCTTCCCAGAGTCTTATGTGCCCGTGCCAGGTGTCCAGCAGCCAGTGCACCCATAAGTGAGAGTTCCCCTGCCA
The sequence above is a segment of the Methanobacterium formicicum DSM 3637 genome. Coding sequences within it:
- a CDS encoding TIGR00267 family protein translates to MNIREFIREYFKMSRYVALGTMDGILAVMGVTLAASGVSAASGVELSNFAVGLTGLSTGVALAMSNSYGSFIGERAEEVRSIRDLEHQMMLEEGKLDDTHIHQQAKRRIYMSMFTHGFSSFVGSFVPVLPFLLLSTRINAIIITLVLCFTALIILGVYLGKVSRGSLTRTSLEIVLIGILISVVCYLIGGGHG